A window from Acropora palmata chromosome 14, jaAcrPala1.3, whole genome shotgun sequence encodes these proteins:
- the LOC141866046 gene encoding uncharacterized protein LOC141866046 isoform X1, with protein sequence MEMHAQKFGCQMREDFSDINLLLAARFLTKNSRFNILLILNSKKFGECDRYFVQYLSSSLVRVDGTRSGKMANQNRLRRRNAIIFGYIKSRTVVNGKDKSKKRTRVHGLTVTNNRVKSYHILQWWQEKNWRLSYGYDFEVGKQSVESSELEETDQNSPVQVENDIDKMSNVFARVVLLVSFNISSFDYLSVKGNLEPVAKYGPQG encoded by the exons ATGGAAATGCATGCACAAAAATTTGGATGTCAAATGCGTGAAGACTTTTCTGATATAAATTTGCTCTTAGCTGCACGTTTTCTAACAAAGAATTCGCGGTTTAACATTTTGCTAATATTAAACAGTAAAAAATTCGGTGAATGTGATCGATATTTTGTACAGTACTTGAGTTCTTCTTTGGTTAGAGTGGACGGTACAAGAAGTGGAAAAATGGCTAACCAAAACAGGCTTCGGAGACGGAACGCCATTATTTTCGG GTACATAAAGTCAAGGACAGTAGTAAATGGAAAAGATAAATCAAAAAAGAGGACCAGAGTACATGGACTGACAGTAACAAACAATCGTGTTAA AAGCTATCACATTTTGCAGTGGTGGCAAGAGAAGAACTGGAGGCTTTCATATGGCTATGATTTTGAG GTGGGGAAACAGAGTGTTGAGTCATCAGAACTGGAAGAAACAGACCAAAATTCACCAGTACAAGTGGAAAATGACATTGATAAAATGTCCAATGTTTTTGCAAGAGTTGTTTTGTTGGTGTCATTTAATATCAGTTCTTTTGATTACCTTTCTGTGAAAGGAAATCTTGAACCTGTTGCTAAATACGGACCTCAAGGTTAA
- the LOC141866046 gene encoding uncharacterized protein LOC141866046 isoform X3 has protein sequence MANQNRLRRRNAIIFGYIKSRTVVNGKDKSKKRTRVHGLTVTNNRVKSYHILQWWQEKNWRLSYGYDFEVGKQSVESSELEETDQNSPVQVENDIDKMSNVFARVVLLVSFNISSFDYLSVKGNLEPVAKYGPQG, from the exons ATGGCTAACCAAAACAGGCTTCGGAGACGGAACGCCATTATTTTCGG GTACATAAAGTCAAGGACAGTAGTAAATGGAAAAGATAAATCAAAAAAGAGGACCAGAGTACATGGACTGACAGTAACAAACAATCGTGTTAA AAGCTATCACATTTTGCAGTGGTGGCAAGAGAAGAACTGGAGGCTTTCATATGGCTATGATTTTGAG GTGGGGAAACAGAGTGTTGAGTCATCAGAACTGGAAGAAACAGACCAAAATTCACCAGTACAAGTGGAAAATGACATTGATAAAATGTCCAATGTTTTTGCAAGAGTTGTTTTGTTGGTGTCATTTAATATCAGTTCTTTTGATTACCTTTCTGTGAAAGGAAATCTTGAACCTGTTGCTAAATACGGACCTCAAGGTTAA
- the LOC141866046 gene encoding uncharacterized protein LOC141866046 isoform X2 → MEMHAQKFGCQMREDFSDINLLLAARFLTKNSRFNILLILNSKKFGECDRYFVQYLSSSLVRVDGTRSGKMANQNRLRRRNAIIFGYIKSRTVVNGKDKSKKRTRVHGLTVTNNRVNGGKRRTGGFHMAMILRWGNRVLSHQNWKKQTKIHQYKWKMTLIKCPMFLQELFCWCHLISVLLITFL, encoded by the exons ATGGAAATGCATGCACAAAAATTTGGATGTCAAATGCGTGAAGACTTTTCTGATATAAATTTGCTCTTAGCTGCACGTTTTCTAACAAAGAATTCGCGGTTTAACATTTTGCTAATATTAAACAGTAAAAAATTCGGTGAATGTGATCGATATTTTGTACAGTACTTGAGTTCTTCTTTGGTTAGAGTGGACGGTACAAGAAGTGGAAAAATGGCTAACCAAAACAGGCTTCGGAGACGGAACGCCATTATTTTCGG GTACATAAAGTCAAGGACAGTAGTAAATGGAAAAGATAAATCAAAAAAGAGGACCAGAGTACATGGACTGACAGTAACAAACAATCGTGTTAA TGGTGGCAAGAGAAGAACTGGAGGCTTTCATATGGCTATGATTTTGAG GTGGGGAAACAGAGTGTTGAGTCATCAGAACTGGAAGAAACAGACCAAAATTCACCAGTACAAGTGGAAAATGACATTGATAAAATGTCCAATGTTTTTGCAAGAGTTGTTTTGTTGGTGTCATTTAATATCAGTTCTTTTGATTACCTTTCTGTGA
- the LOC141866846 gene encoding uncharacterized protein LOC141866846, whose product MPGVNCSVLGCGSCRRSKGIGIFKLPVAKDEAHRKWRNDWLGEVTKAREIDQDFREQIKHDRVHACEKHFKPEDIEIFHSAKRTRKKLRFGALPTVNMPRRTHDSKPPEPRPARAVVRDMKPESRSRCYKSFIEFCERTRSLKSISDWSVKLLEDRKLFKKMVEPYLLPEVEIIVDDSLGFTVKVFGSYLVHDHPLYLKYRRTMCNVTLSNLVKDLENLKLCTGVNPMELTSKLFHHVVPVNHDCMGEEEEQQQFPHKGFWRVKECLLFNKADGICPACQEFNVYTEKAQKAKKSRSIKPAHINAPVSKTDPERIKLTLQGQRLKCAELEQQLTEMRAELLKSSVEIDNELNDDFTQILDSAGTKVTPFMNLFWQEQKRLFARSNTGVRYHPMIIRFCLSLASKSPSCYEELRNSGVLVLPSQRRLKDYRNAIKPKRGFQKEVFDVLIAETEHYFDVQRYVVLLFDEMKVMANLVLDKTSGELIGFIDLGDPDLNFGVLEKVDALASHALAFLVRGICTELKFGLAHFATSGITAAQLMPIFWEAVCILETTCNLWVIAATSDGASPNRRFYRLHSDLDGITDSDVCYRTVNLFAPHRFIYFLSDVPHLVKTTRNCLKSSGSGSCTRYMWNDGKYVLWQHITALYYEDIDNGLKLLPRLTYEHINLNAYSVMRVNLAAQVLSASVASVLKTFGPPEASATAKLCEMVDGLFDCLNVRSRTEHIRKRKPFLAPYTSPGDRRFQFLEEFLQYLRHWKDSTENRQGNFTQNARAKMFLTWQTYEGFSITVHSAIEVVRFLLEEGMEFVLTERFCQDPVEEYFGKQRQLGRRSDNPDIYQFGYNSNTIRIERSISCQSGNTKGRKDTKKAWEQVTDAKLPCRKKIKL is encoded by the exons ATGCCAGGGGTCAACTGCTCCGTCCTTGGCTGCGGATCATGCAGACGATCGAAGGGAATAGGAATTTTTAAGCTGCCGGTCGCTAAAGACGAGGCTCATCGAAAATGGCGCAACGACTGGCTCGGAGAAGTAACAAAAGCACGCGAAATCGACCAGGATTTCAGGGAGCAGATAAAACACGACAGAGTGCACGCTTGCGAGAAACACTTCAAACCCGAGGATATTGAAATAT TTCACTCTGCAAAAAGGACAAGGAAGAAGCTGCGATTCGGGGCTTTACCCACAGTCAACATGCCTCGTAGGACTCACGACAGCAAGCCACCAGAACCGCGTCCAGCACGAGCGGTTGTGCGAGATATGAAGCCAGAATCACGTAGTAGATGTTACAAGTCGTTCATAGAGTTCTGCGAGCGTACGAGGAGTTTGAAATCCATCAGTGATTGGTCTGTGAAGCTCTTAGAGGACAGAAagcttttcaagaaaatggTGGAACCATATTTGCTTCCTGAGGTGGAGATTATAGTGGACGATAGCCTTGGTTTCACAGTTAAAGTGTTTGGCTCGTATTTGGTTCATGACCATCCCCTATACCTAAAATATCGCCGCACAATGTGTAATGTGACTCTGTCAAATTTAGTAAAGGATTTAGAAAACCTGAAGCTGTGCACTGGAGTTAATCCCATGGAACTGACTAGCAAGCTATTTCATCATGTAGTCCCAGTCAATCATGACTGTATGGGGGAGGAAGAAGAGCAGCAGCAGTTTCCTCACAAGGGCTTCTGGAGAGTAAAGGAATGTTTGCTTTTCAACAAAGCTGATGGAATTTGCCCAGCATGTCAGGAGTTTAATGTTTACACAGAAAAGGCACAGAAAGCAAAGAAGAGTAGATCAATAAAGCCAGCCCATATTAATGCTCCTGTGTCCAAAACTGATCCAGAACGAATAAAACTTACTTTACAGGGACAGCGGTTGAAGTGTGCAGAGCTTGAACAGCAGCTCACAGAAATGCGTGCAGAATTACTGAAGTCAAGTGTGGAGATTGACAATGAATTGAATGACGATTTTACCCAGATTCTTGATTCAGCTGGGACTAAAGTGACTCCTTTTATGAACCTCTTCTGGCAGGAGCAAAAGAGGCTATTTGCAAGAAGTAACACAGGAGTGCGCTATCATCCGATGATAATAAGGTTTTGTTTATCCCTTGCATCGAAGTCACCCTCATGCTATGAGGAACTCAGGAACAGTGGAGTGTTGGTTCTTCCAAGCCAGCGGCGATTGAAGGACTACCGCAATGCTATAAAACCAAAGAGGGGTTTCCAGAAGGAAGTGTTTGATGTTCTCATAGCAGAGACTGAGCATTACTTTGATGTCCAGCGATACGTGGTTCTTTTATTCGATGAAATGAAAGTGATGGCTAATCTCGTTCTGGATAAGACATCAGGAGAACTGATAGGATTCATCGACCTTGGGGACCCTGATCTGAATTTTGGGGTGCTAGAGAAAGTTGATGCTCTTGCATCACATGCTTTAGCATTTCTTGTCCGTGGCATCTGCACAGAGCTCAAGTTTGGATTAGCACACTTTGCAACTTCAGGTATTACTGCTGCTCAATTGATGCCCATATTCTGGGAGGCAGTTTGTATTCTCGAAACAACCTGCAATCTATGGGTCATTGCTGCAACTTCAGACGGTGCTTCCCCCAACAGGCGCTTCTATCGTTTGCATAGTGATCTTGATGGGATTACTGACAGTGATGTATGCTATCGGACAGTCAATTTATTTGCACCTCATCGATTTATTTACTTCTTGTCAGATGTGCCACACCTTGTTAAGACTACTAGGAACTGTCTGAAAAGCTCAGGCTCAGGATCCTGTACAAGGTATATGTGGAATGATGGGAAATATGTGCTGTGGCAGCACATCACTGCACTATATTATGAGGACATAGACAATGGGCTTAAATTACTACCCAGACTGACATATGAACATATCAACCTGAATGCATATTCAGTGATGCGAGTGAATCTCGCCGCCCAGGTGCTGAGTGCTTCTGTGGCAAGTGTGCTTAAGACATTTGGTCCACCAGAGGCTTCTGCCACAGCCAAACTCTGCGAGATGGTGGATGGCTTGTTCGACTGCCTCAACGTCAGAAGTAGGACTGAACATATAAGGAAGCGAAAGCCATTCCTTGCTCCTTACACCTCTCCTGGTGACAGAag GTTTCAGTTCTTGGAGGAATTCCTTCAGTACTTGAGACACTGGAAAGACAGCACTGAGAACAGACAAGGCAACTTTACTCAGAATGCAAGGGCTAAGATGTTCCTCACCTGGCAGACCTACGAGGGATTCAGTATCACAGTCCATTCAGCCATTGAGGTGGTTCGGTTCTTGCTAGAGGAGGGTATGGAGTTTGTCCTGACAGAGCGTTTCTGTCAGGACCCAGTCGAAGAGTACTTTGGCAAGCAGCGCCAACTGGGAAGAAGGAGTGATAATCCTGACATTTATCAGTTTGGTTACAATAGTAACACTATTAGAATAGAGAGATCCATTTCTTGTCAGAGTGGCAATACCAAAGGAAGGAAAGATACGAAGAAAGCTTGGGAACAGGTGACCGATGCCAAATTGCCTTGCCgaaagaaaatcaaactgTAA